A genomic segment from Bacteroidota bacterium encodes:
- a CDS encoding T9SS type A sorting domain-containing protein — protein MKKLHLYYTLFVAAVLLSFNSSAQMNYTCPNPTSSPFTSILGTGETIGLGFGLQNNDDAQTAAIDLNALSAGFRFYLSGSTTAYRYMGLSVNGWCWFSATGGWAAHNYSSLSSPTFSTWVNNYTNIRDAATFTYKPLLACFWDDLTLTSSGNSKVAYKITGVSPNRILTVEWNKVQRYPDFSGNGAASFQVIIRENPLGGTNASLISYNYFNEGTFSSAISASIGILGTCPGDFYSLNNSGVSPIASQTVETTTISAFAANNQLYRFTGAISASAVNDDICNAIALTYNINSTCNTVVGTTKGATIQAAGITGPVTGGAAGGACLTAPSNRDVWYTVTKPATYTTMQISTDNVLAGGTCSSGGVQFQVYTFTGSCLSLPFGLTEITGGCSNNGGTLNPNNSSLSLTGLPAGATNYLIRVSGDADAQLDFQICIKNASNDNVCGAVDLGVAPGSPPGTSCIPFASTTIKSTKTRGGASPNYLLNQTSPNFQTLSGTTVAIPDTGLTSVATVNDVWFKFRTSATNADYVINTYSGSLTDAMMALYAGPLNCAGPTPISSGTFFRTGALNNFTSTFPSFRSFIDDKSPSDFMPRIIATNLAFNTTYYIRVWRKNVTTSYPVLANCNGAGTTITCTSTAGLGIGMVLAVTGGTGSLPNNPSTTVTSVVNATTFTISAAPTVALTAATVQASQPEGTFSICVYERPTCGVKATCTAVAPFTPTSFATNPNGNFNGTRCSTPLALPSDTNGICYVNAPKIPTIGTDFAPLCGDNYKGPNVNYAVTAGIPTTIASTIPPFLVTLSSGNTNNIKVGSLILVPTGVSGSFASNVTVTSIVNATQFTISAAPIVAIPAGATSQVTITSDTPLNSTTNGFGNAATSAAFIPNLSNPMFYRVKNDVVGNLSFNFSNILSPNNNGIRAALYTLTVGGVVPSTPNYSCAGGVWTLYPASQIVNSNGTFPPGPASCCPTAGKLYGNTPTTGANYNTAAVTGANNTDKFTMTYNALPIGIYYLMVDGASGDRAYFDLSLTGTSATNDGVLPIKLLNFTGRSTGGINILKWSTSSEINNAYFTLERSFNGINFEPIAQIEGAGNSTSLINYDYTDNNTRVGITYYRLKQTDFNQRSTTSEMIALYSKTGKVMELSGIRPNPANTNFFADVVTYEDATITFTLRDVSGKVVRQHNASVNQGESSVETSLEGLENGLYFVTLQNEKSGESFTKKIVKQ, from the coding sequence ATGAAAAAACTACACCTTTATTACACCTTGTTTGTTGCAGCTGTTTTACTTAGTTTTAACAGCTCTGCTCAAATGAACTATACCTGTCCTAACCCTACCTCGAGTCCTTTTACTAGTATTCTGGGTACAGGTGAAACCATAGGATTGGGCTTTGGGCTTCAAAACAATGACGATGCACAAACAGCCGCTATTGACTTAAACGCTTTATCTGCCGGTTTTCGTTTTTATTTATCGGGCAGCACTACCGCTTACCGTTATATGGGCTTAAGCGTTAACGGTTGGTGTTGGTTTTCGGCCACAGGTGGTTGGGCTGCACATAATTATTCATCTTTATCATCACCGACTTTTAGTACTTGGGTAAATAATTATACCAATATTCGTGATGCTGCAACATTTACTTACAAACCTTTGTTAGCTTGCTTCTGGGATGATTTAACTTTAACTTCATCTGGAAATTCAAAAGTTGCTTATAAAATCACAGGAGTTTCTCCGAATAGAATATTGACTGTAGAATGGAACAAAGTTCAACGTTATCCTGATTTTTCAGGAAATGGAGCCGCTTCTTTTCAAGTCATTATTCGTGAAAATCCGTTAGGGGGAACTAACGCTAGTTTAATCAGCTACAATTACTTTAATGAAGGAACTTTTAGTTCAGCTATCTCAGCAAGTATCGGTATTTTAGGAACCTGCCCAGGCGATTTTTATTCATTGAATAATAGCGGAGTTTCCCCAATTGCTTCTCAAACTGTAGAAACAACAACTATTTCGGCTTTTGCAGCCAACAATCAACTATACCGATTTACCGGTGCTATTTCGGCTTCGGCTGTTAATGATGATATTTGTAACGCTATTGCATTAACCTATAATATAAATAGTACTTGTAATACTGTAGTGGGTACAACAAAAGGTGCAACTATACAAGCTGCTGGAATTACTGGGCCGGTTACCGGAGGTGCTGCAGGAGGTGCCTGCTTAACAGCTCCTTCAAACCGTGATGTATGGTATACAGTAACCAAACCCGCTACTTACACCACTATGCAAATTTCTACCGACAATGTACTTGCAGGTGGAACTTGTAGTTCGGGAGGGGTGCAATTTCAGGTATATACATTTACCGGTTCCTGCCTTAGTTTACCTTTTGGTTTAACCGAAATAACGGGAGGTTGTTCAAATAATGGAGGAACTTTAAATCCAAATAATTCGAGTTTAAGTTTAACAGGCTTGCCGGCAGGTGCAACGAATTACCTGATACGTGTTTCGGGTGATGCAGATGCTCAACTCGATTTTCAAATATGTATTAAAAATGCCAGTAATGACAATGTTTGTGGAGCGGTTGACTTAGGTGTTGCTCCAGGATCGCCTCCCGGAACAAGCTGTATTCCTTTTGCATCAACTACCATCAAATCAACAAAAACAAGAGGAGGAGCTTCACCTAATTATTTGTTAAATCAAACTTCTCCAAACTTTCAAACTCTATCAGGAACTACTGTTGCAATACCAGATACAGGTTTAACTTCAGTTGCAACCGTGAACGATGTTTGGTTTAAGTTTAGAACCTCAGCTACTAATGCCGATTATGTAATCAATACCTATAGCGGTTCATTAACTGATGCTATGATGGCGCTTTATGCCGGACCATTAAATTGCGCAGGACCTACTCCTATTAGTTCAGGTACATTTTTCCGTACCGGGGCTTTAAATAATTTCACCTCAACTTTTCCAAGTTTTCGATCATTTATTGATGATAAAAGCCCTTCCGATTTTATGCCTCGTATTATTGCAACCAATTTAGCATTTAATACTACTTATTATATTCGAGTTTGGCGAAAAAATGTAACCACCAGTTACCCAGTTTTGGCGAATTGTAATGGGGCTGGAACAACCATTACTTGTACCTCAACTGCAGGATTGGGAATAGGAATGGTGCTTGCAGTTACAGGTGGTACTGGAAGTTTACCAAACAATCCTAGTACTACCGTAACAAGCGTAGTAAATGCTACTACTTTCACCATTTCTGCAGCACCTACCGTAGCCTTAACAGCAGCTACAGTGCAAGCCTCACAGCCTGAAGGAACTTTTTCAATTTGTGTATATGAACGCCCTACCTGTGGTGTAAAAGCTACATGTACTGCAGTTGCACCATTTACACCAACTAGCTTTGCAACTAATCCAAACGGAAATTTTAACGGAACACGTTGTTCTACTCCATTAGCTTTGCCTAGTGATACAAATGGAATTTGCTATGTAAACGCACCAAAAATTCCTACTATTGGAACTGACTTCGCTCCTTTGTGTGGCGATAATTACAAAGGCCCTAACGTGAATTATGCTGTAACTGCAGGTATCCCTACAACCATTGCTTCAACCATTCCTCCATTTTTAGTAACACTTAGTTCAGGAAATACAAATAATATTAAAGTTGGTTCTTTAATTCTGGTACCAACCGGAGTATCGGGTTCCTTTGCTTCCAATGTAACAGTTACCAGTATAGTTAATGCTACTCAATTTACCATTTCGGCAGCCCCAATAGTTGCTATACCGGCTGGTGCAACTTCTCAAGTAACAATTACATCTGATACACCATTAAACTCAACTACGAATGGTTTTGGTAACGCAGCTACTTCAGCAGCATTTATTCCAAATTTATCAAATCCTATGTTTTACAGGGTAAAAAATGATGTGGTTGGAAATTTAAGTTTTAATTTCTCAAACATCTTGTCGCCAAACAATAATGGTATACGAGCAGCATTATACACCCTTACTGTAGGTGGTGTAGTGCCAAGTACGCCAAATTATTCATGTGCAGGAGGTGTATGGACGCTTTATCCAGCTAGTCAAATTGTGAACAGTAATGGAACATTTCCTCCGGGACCAGCTTCATGTTGTCCAACGGCAGGTAAGTTGTATGGAAATACTCCTACCACCGGAGCAAACTATAATACTGCCGCGGTAACTGGTGCAAACAATACCGATAAATTTACAATGACTTATAATGCTCTCCCAATTGGAATTTATTACTTAATGGTAGACGGAGCAAGCGGAGATAGGGCCTATTTTGACTTATCTTTAACTGGAACTTCCGCTACAAATGATGGAGTTTTACCAATTAAATTATTAAACTTTACAGGTAGAAGTACAGGTGGAATTAATATTTTAAAATGGAGTACTTCCTCAGAAATTAATAACGCATATTTTACGTTGGAACGTTCGTTCAATGGAATTAATTTTGAGCCTATTGCTCAAATTGAAGGAGCGGGAAACAGCACTTCGCTTATTAATTATGATTACACCGATAATAATACACGCGTTGGTATTACGTATTATCGATTAAAACAAACCGATTTTAATCAACGCAGCACTACTTCTGAAATGATTGCTCTATATAGCAAAACCGGAAAAGTTATGGAATTAAGTGGTATTCGCCCGAATCCTGCCAATACTAACTTTTTTGCAGATGTAGTAACTTATGAAGACGCTACCATTACTTTTACCTTGCGCGATGTTTCAGGCAAAGTTGTTCGACAACACAATGCTTCGGTAAATCAGGGAGAAAGTTCTGTTGAAACATCTTTAGAAGGACTTGAAAACGGACTATATTTTGTAACCCTACAAAATGAAAAATCTGGAGAATCATTTACCAAGAAAATAGTAAAGCAATAA
- a CDS encoding T9SS type A sorting domain-containing protein gives MIKRLLGLLLVVTLQLVHKDSFAQLNYVFSANTIPTFTYNPSPTIIMGANVNEALSAPINLGFTFVYQGVPYTQIKISSNGWASFDLTNFFPLPVNDLSGSTVRPILAPLWDNLRTSATGNVNYRLGPNPAIPLKNVLTIEWKLMNWNNTTTQEVISAQLKLYDSTNVIEFVYRSENFSPTKSTASIGINGSCINDFYSLNDVTNAPVVLKTVENYNLSGKPQSGQVYRFTPRAAITPVNDLCANATVLPYNIGFCSITFGTLTGATSTGSPAAAACWAPATTDRDVWYTVAKPAGQTTMYISTDNIAVSCYPFSTEIAVYTGTCGALTQVGCASNGGTLNPNNAVLTLSGLPPAATTYYVRVESDGTTQGDFQICVKATNDECPAATVLTPDVTCNYFFSSSAGASNSTTVPLPSPSSGYTTGALDVWFKFTASTNFLIIDTKDLDVIDGAMAVYKGIDCANLITLTSAFPNPNPYDDNLSNNGKMPRITRNDYIPGGVYFIRVWANSAPLSGRFGICITERAVCTFNAADTCSFAPTIGLGTWCGDNTQARVTQNLNPTYPPDPIDPLAALYCKTGSITFNPTIDNTMYYKFLTSSIGGTVTMNVYDQVCAKDLGLQVGLFKPTIACGGGNNWGNAKVCYDATKDANNDKESDPKNFTMTFPSLLPNSFYYIIFDGASADKCTWKMTLTGSITLPIELLSFSGENHPEYNLLEWITKTEINNDYFTLERSLDGEVFDAIATINGAGNSSSSQYYSFKDYTAYSGINYYRLKQTDFNGTVHYSEPIALESKNDNTLQLLSVYPNPAESLVHLKIASAENTELVLRILDLYGQEVILNKIQLIEGVSVIDQGLQQLPSGVYFINLQLPNKNKHYIEKLMIINP, from the coding sequence ATGATTAAAAGACTTTTAGGGTTATTGTTAGTTGTAACATTGCAATTGGTGCATAAAGACAGTTTTGCACAATTGAATTACGTGTTTTCGGCTAATACAATTCCTACTTTTACTTATAACCCATCGCCTACCATTATCATGGGGGCAAATGTTAATGAAGCCTTATCTGCTCCAATAAACTTAGGCTTTACATTTGTTTATCAAGGGGTGCCTTACACACAAATCAAAATTTCGAGCAATGGATGGGCAAGCTTCGATTTAACTAACTTTTTTCCATTGCCTGTAAATGATTTATCGGGTTCTACCGTGCGACCAATACTTGCACCTTTGTGGGATAATTTAAGAACCAGTGCAACCGGAAATGTGAATTATCGCTTGGGTCCAAATCCGGCAATTCCATTAAAAAATGTATTAACCATTGAATGGAAATTAATGAATTGGAACAATACTACAACTCAGGAAGTAATTTCAGCTCAATTGAAATTATACGATTCAACAAATGTGATTGAATTCGTTTACCGATCCGAGAATTTTTCTCCAACTAAATCAACTGCGAGCATTGGCATTAATGGTTCCTGTATCAATGATTTTTATTCATTAAATGATGTTACCAATGCTCCCGTTGTGTTAAAAACAGTTGAAAATTATAACCTTTCAGGGAAACCGCAGTCAGGCCAAGTTTATCGTTTTACCCCAAGAGCTGCTATTACACCTGTTAATGATTTATGTGCAAATGCCACGGTACTACCTTACAATATTGGCTTTTGTAGTATTACGTTCGGAACTTTAACAGGAGCCACAAGTACCGGAAGTCCTGCTGCTGCTGCTTGTTGGGCACCTGCTACAACTGATCGTGATGTGTGGTATACAGTAGCTAAACCTGCCGGACAAACCACAATGTACATAAGTACCGATAATATTGCCGTTTCGTGTTATCCTTTTTCGACTGAAATAGCAGTTTATACCGGTACTTGTGGTGCTTTAACCCAGGTTGGTTGTGCTTCCAATGGTGGTACTTTAAACCCTAATAATGCTGTTTTAACCTTATCGGGTTTACCCCCTGCCGCTACTACTTATTATGTAAGGGTTGAAAGTGATGGAACCACACAAGGCGATTTTCAGATTTGTGTAAAAGCCACCAATGATGAATGCCCTGCTGCTACTGTACTTACGCCGGATGTTACCTGCAATTACTTTTTTTCATCTTCAGCCGGTGCTAGTAATTCAACTACCGTCCCATTACCATCTCCCTCTTCTGGATACACTACCGGAGCGTTGGATGTTTGGTTTAAATTTACGGCATCAACTAATTTTTTAATTATTGACACGAAAGATTTAGATGTTATAGATGGCGCAATGGCGGTTTATAAGGGAATTGATTGTGCAAATTTAATTACTTTAACAAGTGCTTTTCCAAATCCAAATCCATATGACGATAATTTGAGTAATAATGGCAAAATGCCGCGTATTACTCGAAACGATTATATACCTGGTGGAGTTTATTTTATTCGGGTGTGGGCCAATTCAGCTCCATTGAGTGGACGGTTTGGAATTTGTATAACTGAGCGCGCAGTATGTACGTTTAATGCTGCTGATACCTGTAGTTTTGCCCCAACAATAGGACTAGGTACTTGGTGTGGAGATAATACCCAAGCACGGGTAACCCAAAATTTAAATCCAACTTATCCGCCTGATCCGATCGATCCGTTAGCGGCACTTTACTGTAAAACCGGCTCCATTACTTTTAATCCAACCATCGATAATACCATGTATTATAAATTTTTGACAAGCTCTATTGGCGGTACTGTAACAATGAATGTATACGACCAGGTTTGCGCAAAAGATTTGGGTTTACAAGTTGGTTTGTTTAAACCTACAATTGCTTGTGGTGGCGGAAATAACTGGGGAAATGCGAAAGTGTGTTACGATGCAACCAAGGATGCCAATAACGACAAGGAATCTGATCCTAAAAACTTTACGATGACCTTTCCATCCTTGCTCCCTAACTCATTTTATTACATAATTTTTGATGGTGCTTCTGCTGATAAATGTACTTGGAAAATGACCTTAACCGGTTCAATTACTTTACCAATTGAGTTACTATCTTTCTCCGGTGAAAACCATCCTGAATACAATTTATTAGAATGGATTACTAAAACAGAAATTAACAACGATTATTTTACCTTAGAACGCTCTTTAGACGGCGAAGTATTTGATGCAATAGCAACCATAAATGGCGCAGGTAATAGCAGTTCTTCACAGTACTATAGTTTCAAAGATTATACAGCCTATAGTGGAATTAATTATTATCGTTTAAAACAAACCGATTTTAATGGAACTGTGCATTATTCAGAGCCAATTGCACTTGAAAGTAAAAACGACAATACACTTCAATTACTCTCTGTTTATCCTAATCCTGCTGAATCATTGGTGCATTTAAAAATTGCAAGTGCTGAGAATACTGAATTAGTGCTTCGAATTTTAGATTTATACGGACAAGAGGTTATTTTAAATAAAATTCAACTTATCGAAGGTGTTTCGGTAATAGACCAAGGTCTGCAACAGCTTCCTTCTGGAGTTTATTTCATTAACCTTCAATTGCCCAATAAAAACAAGCATTACATTGAAAAATTGATGATTATAAACCCCTAA
- a CDS encoding toxin-antitoxin system YwqK family antitoxin, with amino-acid sequence MKKVILTFAALVFISASAFAQMHTEYYSNGKKQSEGAYDVSANSVTKVVYASDGSTRPDPSQTKTGKWSYWYDDGKPSAEEHYQSGTTTGIWKTWYPSGVQSSEINYTSSKAVFWYQNGKKQSEGVILSNRVFDGAWTAWFETGVINYEGNYVNGQKHGTWKWYDVSGKLTLLESYANDVLISSVKQ; translated from the coding sequence ATGAAAAAAGTGATTCTAACTTTTGCAGCGCTTGTGTTTATTAGTGCATCAGCATTTGCACAAATGCATACTGAGTATTATTCAAATGGGAAAAAGCAAAGTGAAGGTGCTTATGATGTCAGTGCCAATTCAGTAACAAAAGTGGTATATGCATCCGATGGCTCTACACGTCCAGATCCTTCGCAAACCAAAACCGGAAAATGGTCGTATTGGTACGACGATGGAAAACCTAGTGCTGAAGAACATTATCAAAGTGGCACCACAACGGGTATTTGGAAAACTTGGTATCCTTCAGGTGTGCAAAGTTCTGAAATAAATTATACCTCAAGTAAGGCAGTGTTTTGGTATCAAAACGGAAAAAAACAAAGTGAAGGAGTTATATTATCAAACCGTGTATTCGATGGAGCATGGACCGCATGGTTTGAAACCGGAGTTATTAACTACGAAGGAAATTATGTAAACGGTCAAAAACATGGCACGTGGAAATGGTACGATGTTTCAGGAAAACTAACGCTATTGGAAAGCTACGCCAATGATGTTTTAATAAGTTCTGTAAAACAATAA
- a CDS encoding DUF2779 domain-containing protein, whose protein sequence is MLEKATLSKSTFIRGLQCSKSLYLYKHFYQQRDLPDSTKQAIFSRGNAVGSLAQKLFPGGQYAAKPDNFNYADAVAKTKELIQNGENILYEAAFLFDGVYCALDILVKTNDTWIAYEVKSSAKITSTHKLDAAIQYYVISNNEIEIHDFQLLYINTAYVRKGKLDLNQLFSKKSVLHEIQSQQDFIASKVSELKLVIEQTELPHIAPGEHCHIPYTCDFIGTCRGALAEDSIFYLNGLSKQNQYELFLSGIKNIGQLAPNFSFTLEQKIQYDCAVNNRIHVDKPQILKFLSTLKYPFIFLDFEFFMPAVPAYENTSPYEHLPFLYSIHSKSSPHSTCTHRYFLAETGVQPFESFIVQLIADTATEGDIIVFDPTHEKRILSKAMNLFPERKNALQKIVNRMKDLSEPFQKKYFYCTPMKGSYSMKSLLPAIAPDLNFEQLEIKNGIAALAAFENLQVETDMFKALETRQKLIEYCKMDTLGLVKIVEALEKAVLPV, encoded by the coding sequence GTGTTGGAAAAAGCCACCTTAAGCAAATCTACTTTTATTCGTGGCTTACAATGCAGTAAATCGCTCTATTTATACAAGCATTTTTATCAGCAAAGAGATTTGCCCGATAGTACAAAACAGGCTATATTTTCGAGAGGAAATGCAGTTGGTAGCTTGGCTCAAAAATTATTTCCCGGTGGACAGTATGCAGCCAAGCCAGATAATTTTAACTATGCTGATGCTGTAGCTAAAACAAAAGAGCTTATTCAAAATGGTGAAAATATACTGTATGAAGCAGCTTTTTTATTTGATGGTGTTTATTGTGCATTGGATATTTTGGTAAAAACTAATGATACATGGATAGCTTATGAAGTAAAGAGTTCTGCAAAAATTACCTCGACTCATAAACTGGATGCAGCTATACAATATTATGTTATTTCAAACAATGAGATAGAAATACATGATTTTCAATTGTTGTATATTAATACAGCTTATGTTCGTAAAGGGAAACTTGATCTGAATCAGTTATTTTCAAAAAAGTCAGTGTTGCATGAAATTCAATCTCAGCAAGACTTTATAGCAAGTAAAGTTTCTGAACTCAAATTAGTTATTGAACAAACTGAGCTACCTCATATTGCACCCGGTGAACATTGTCATATTCCTTATACCTGCGATTTTATTGGTACTTGTCGAGGTGCATTAGCCGAAGATTCAATTTTCTATTTAAATGGTTTGTCGAAACAAAATCAATACGAACTTTTTTTAAGTGGTATAAAAAATATTGGTCAATTGGCTCCTAATTTTTCCTTTACATTAGAACAAAAAATTCAATATGATTGTGCAGTAAACAATCGGATTCATGTTGATAAACCGCAAATTTTAAAATTTCTTTCTACCTTAAAGTACCCGTTCATCTTTCTTGATTTCGAGTTTTTTATGCCGGCTGTACCTGCTTATGAAAACACTTCGCCATATGAACATTTACCATTTTTATATTCTATTCATAGTAAAAGTTCACCTCATTCAACATGTACGCATCGCTATTTTTTAGCTGAAACAGGTGTGCAACCTTTCGAAAGCTTTATTGTGCAATTAATCGCTGATACTGCAACCGAGGGAGATATCATTGTTTTTGATCCAACACATGAAAAGCGCATACTTTCAAAAGCGATGAATTTGTTTCCGGAACGCAAAAATGCCTTGCAAAAAATTGTAAATCGAATGAAAGATTTATCTGAACCATTTCAAAAGAAGTATTTTTATTGCACACCAATGAAAGGTTCATACAGCATGAAATCATTACTACCTGCTATTGCTCCTGATCTCAACTTTGAGCAGCTAGAAATTAAAAATGGTATAGCTGCGTTGGCGGCTTTCGAAAATTTACAGGTAGAAACAGACATGTTTAAGGCACTAGAAACACGCCAAAAGCTTATTGAATACTGTAAAATGGATACATTAGGATTGGTGAAAATTGTTGAGGCGCTCGAAAAAGCGGTCCTTCCTGTATGA
- a CDS encoding RNA polymerase sigma factor — protein MTIAEFNNCVDLYADKLYRFILKNVRDKDKAKDIVQDTFEKVWMKVSEVSSSNAKSYMFTAAYRTMIDHLRRNSKQSPLEEKQQIMPITNSSYSDLKEVLNEALSHLPEIQRSVILLRDYEGYNYLEIGEITGLSESQVKVYIYRARVFLKEYIGSVNAVI, from the coding sequence ATGACTATTGCTGAATTTAACAATTGTGTTGATTTATATGCTGATAAGCTTTATCGCTTTATTTTAAAAAATGTACGTGATAAAGATAAAGCTAAAGATATTGTTCAAGACACTTTTGAGAAAGTTTGGATGAAGGTATCGGAAGTATCAAGCAGTAACGCTAAATCTTATATGTTTACCGCTGCCTATCGAACCATGATCGACCACTTACGCCGCAATTCTAAGCAAAGTCCCTTGGAAGAAAAGCAACAGATAATGCCTATTACCAACTCTTCTTATTCAGATTTAAAGGAAGTATTAAACGAGGCATTGTCGCATTTACCCGAAATTCAACGTTCGGTTATATTATTGCGCGATTATGAAGGTTATAATTATTTAGAAATCGGTGAAATTACAGGATTGTCAGAAAGTCAAGTGAAAGTATATATATACAGAGCAAGAGTATTTTTAAAGGAATATATAGGTAGTGTAAATGCGGTGATTTAA